The stretch of DNA GACCGCTTCTGCTACAAGCAGAAGTTCTACAACATACACTCCCACCGCTGCCTGCAGATGACGCCTGTTACGGCATGGTGCACCCACAACTGCATATTCTGCTGGCGCCCGATGGAGGGCTTCCTCGGCACGGAGCTACCACAGCCCTGGGATGACCCAGCATTCATCGTCGAGGAGAGCATAAAAGCCCAGAGAAAACTCCTCGTCGGCTACAAGGGAATGCCCGGCATAAACATGAAGAAGTTCGAGGAGGCATGGAACCCCAAGCACGCAGCCATAAGCCTATCCGGCGAGTCGATGCTCTACCCCTACATGGGCGACCTGGTGGAGGAGTTCCACAAGCGCGGATTTACCACCTTCATCGTCACCAACGGAACCGTTCCGGAGAGGCTCGAGGAGATGAAGAGAGAGGACAAGCTGCCGAGCCAGCTCTACGTATCCCTCACCGCCCCGGACATCGAGACCTACAACCGGGTGAACGTCCCCATGATTCCGGACGGATGGGAGAAGATAAAGAAGACGCTGGGACTCATGAATGACGCCCAGACCAGGACGGTGGTAAGGCTGACCCTCGTCAAGGGCGAGAACATGGGCAACCCCGAGGGCTACGCGAAGCTGATAAAGCTCGCCAACCCGATGTTCATTGAGGCAAAAGCCTACATGTTCGTCGGATTCTCGCGCAACAGGCTCACCATCAACAACATGCCGAGGCACGAGGAGATTAAGGCCTTCGCCGAGGAGCTGGTGAAGCACCTGCCCGGCTACCACATCGAGGA from Thermococcus sp. encodes:
- the twy1 gene encoding 4-demethylwyosine synthase TYW1, with product MAITFVLNPNMPEKITDLFRKQHYALVGRHSSVKLCHWLKESIKHDRFCYKQKFYNIHSHRCLQMTPVTAWCTHNCIFCWRPMEGFLGTELPQPWDDPAFIVEESIKAQRKLLVGYKGMPGINMKKFEEAWNPKHAAISLSGESMLYPYMGDLVEEFHKRGFTTFIVTNGTVPERLEEMKREDKLPSQLYVSLTAPDIETYNRVNVPMIPDGWEKIKKTLGLMNDAQTRTVVRLTLVKGENMGNPEGYAKLIKLANPMFIEAKAYMFVGFSRNRLTINNMPRHEEIKAFAEELVKHLPGYHIEDEYEPSRVVLIMRDDVDPHGTGIGGRFIKH